One window of Peteryoungia desertarenae genomic DNA carries:
- a CDS encoding ATP-dependent Clp protease proteolytic subunit gives MNEEDDDKSKELPLGKETEANLFKSRSIFIYGGITMELAQKVCTQLVALAAASDEDIRVYVNSPGGHVESGDSIHDMIKFIKPKVWIIGTGWVASAGALIYVSVPKEQRLCLPNTRFLLHQPSGGTRGMASDIEIQANEIIKMNKRLIKIFAKATGQSEEKIGKDIDRDYWLSAEDAKDYGLVGKIVESQSEIG, from the coding sequence ATGAATGAAGAAGACGACGACAAGAGCAAGGAACTGCCGCTCGGCAAGGAAACGGAAGCGAATCTTTTCAAGTCGCGTTCGATCTTCATCTATGGCGGCATTACCATGGAACTGGCGCAGAAGGTCTGCACCCAGCTCGTGGCTCTTGCGGCAGCCAGCGACGAGGACATTCGCGTCTATGTGAATTCTCCCGGCGGCCATGTCGAATCGGGCGATTCGATCCATGACATGATCAAGTTCATCAAGCCGAAGGTCTGGATCATCGGCACGGGCTGGGTCGCGTCCGCGGGCGCGCTGATCTATGTGTCGGTGCCGAAGGAGCAGCGCCTTTGCCTGCCCAACACCCGCTTCCTGTTGCACCAACCGTCTGGCGGCACGCGCGGCATGGCCTCGGATATCGAGATCCAGGCCAATGAAATCATCAAGATGAACAAGCGTCTGATCAAGATCTTCGCCAAGGCCACCGGCCAGAGCGAAGAGAAGATCGGCAAGGACATCGACCGCGACTACTGGCTCTCTGCCGAAGACGCCAAGGATTATGGCCTGGTTGGCAAGATCGTCGAAAGCCAGTCCGAAATCGGCTGA
- a CDS encoding type II toxin-antitoxin system Phd/YefM family antitoxin, whose amino-acid sequence MSRIGVKEAKAGLSGLVEDATSGEFVTITKHGKSAAVLVSVEAAEAAKRALAKNRPSLVAHLKLFPADVDLDDEVFQRNRQPSRDIEL is encoded by the coding sequence ATGTCCCGCATCGGTGTGAAGGAAGCCAAAGCAGGGCTCTCGGGGCTGGTCGAGGATGCGACTTCCGGTGAATTCGTCACCATCACCAAACATGGCAAGTCGGCGGCGGTGCTGGTCAGCGTCGAGGCGGCGGAGGCGGCCAAGCGGGCGCTCGCCAAGAACCGGCCCAGCCTTGTGGCGCATCTCAAACTGTTTCCCGCCGATGTGGATCTCGATGACGAGGTCTTTCAGCGGAACCGTCAGCCGTCGCGCGACATCGAGTTGTGA